A single region of the Gossypium arboreum isolate Shixiya-1 chromosome 12, ASM2569848v2, whole genome shotgun sequence genome encodes:
- the LOC108479248 gene encoding sphingoid long-chain bases kinase 1-like — protein MQKSGSLSRSSNSPSVRVSSPPPPPSQQSVRRLSLCSQIATHSSPIVFPEKRTKKLKASSKRSEAPVTDDQTDKSKGEEHRIDIGGDEKSDLLGYVVYTGKLILDKRKNTPNIANPADVEQNSSTDIAKQESVAAKLTSKALVWGSHVLSLDDVISVSYNVGVRHFTVHSYPLKKGSYGLSCFIKPKRSRKDFRFLASSVEEAVQWVGGFADQQCFINCLPHPLVSSKKQASSELFPIDAPPELVFRCRNPPKMLVILNPRSGRGRSSKVFHGIVEPIFKLAGFKLEVVKTTSAGHAKKLASTVDISTCPDGIICVGGDGIINEVLNGLLSRDNQKEGISIPIGIIPAGSDNSLVWTVLGVRDPVSAAISIVKGGLTATDVFAVEWIQTGIIHFGMTVSYYGFVSDVLKLSEKYQKRFGPLRYFVAGFFKFLCLPTYNYEVEYLPAEKEDREGKTSADREVVDMSDLYTDVIRRSYIDGIPRASSLSSIDSIMTPSRMSGGEMDTSSNMHASTEPSEYVRGLDPKTKRLSSSRSNVTAEPEVIHPQLPLSSTLNWPRTRSKSRTDKGWSGLTAAHDPSRCSWGNAATNDREDISSTLSDPGPIWDAEPKWDTEANWDVENPIELPGPSDDVDSGINKEVVPRLEDKWVLTKGPFLGIIVCNHACRTVQSSQVVAPRAEHDDNTMDMLLVHGSGRLRLMRFFLLLQMGKHLSLPYVEYVKVKSVKIKAGKHTHNGCGIDGEFFPLNGQVASSLLPEQCRLIGRFPDRHV, from the exons ATGCAGAAGAGTGGGAGTCTGTCGAGAAGTAGTAATAGTCCTTCAGTGAGAGTGTCGTCGCCGCCTCCGCCGCCTTCTCAGCAGTCGGTGAGGCGGCTGAGCTTGTGCTCCCAAATAGCAACCCACTCTTCCCCAATTGTGTTCCCAGAGAAACGTACTAAGAAGCTCAAGGCTTCCTCCAAACGCAGCGAAGCCCCTGTCACGGATGATCAGACTGATAAATCTAAGGGGGAAGAGCATCGAATCGACATCGGAGGGGATGAAAAGTCTGATTTACTTGGGTATGTGGTTTACACAGGGAAGCTCATTTTGGATAAGAGAAAGAATACCCCAAATATTGCTAATCCCGCCGATGTAGAGCAGAATTCTTCTACCGATATTGCCAAACAAGAATCTGTTGCTGCTAAACTCACTAGCAAGGCGTTGGTTTGGGGTTCGCATGTCTTGTCTCTTGATGATGTTATCTCG GTATCTTACAATGTCGGTGTTAGACATTTCACTGTGCATTCATACCCTCTAAAAAAGGGTTCTTATGGCCTTTCATGCTTTATTAAACCAAAGAGAAGTCGAAAGGATTTTCGTTTCTTGGCTTCTAGTGTGGAAGAAGCTGTTCAATGGGTTGGTGGGTTTGCAGACCAGCAATGTTTCATCAATTGTTTGCCTCACCCTTTAGTTTCTTCAAAGAAGCAAGCTTCTTCTGAATTGTTTCCAATAGATGCTCCTCCCGAGCTCGTCTTCAGGTGCAGGAATCCACCAAAAATGCTCGTCATATTGAATCCAAGGTCAGGTCGGGGTCGTTCTAGTAAAGTTTTCCATGGAATTGTCGAACCAATATTTAAG CTTGCAGGGTTTAAATTGGAGGTAGTCAAAACAACATCTGCAGGCCATGCCAAGAAGCTGGCATCTACAGTTGATATCAGCACATGTCCTGATG GAATAATATGCGTTGGTGGTGATGGCATTATCAACGAG GTTCTAAATGGTCTGCTTAGTAGAGACAATCAGAAAGAAGGAATTTCTATACCCATTGGAATTATACCAGCAGGGTCGGATAATTCACTGGTTTGGACTGTTCTTGGAGTTAGAGATCCTGTCTCTGCTGCGATTTCTATTGTGAAG GGAGGTCTTACAGCTACAGATGTTTTCGCTGTTGAGTGGATTCAGACTGGTATTATTCACTTTGGAATGACGGTTTCCTATTATGGATTTGTCAGTGATG TCTTAAAGCTTTCTGAGAAATATCAGAAACGATTTGGTCCTCTACGATATTTTGTTGCTGGGTTCTTCAAGTTTTTGTGTTTGCCAACATACAACTATGAAGTGGAGTATCTTCCTGCAGAGAAAGAGGATCGAGAAGGTAAAACCTCTGCTGATCGGGAAGTAGTTGACATGTCTGACCTGTACACAGACGTTATAAGGAGGTCATACATAGATGGCATTCCTAGAGCCTCGAGTTTATCTAGTATTGATTCAATAATGACTCCTAGCCGAATGTCTGGAGGCGAGATGGACACTTCTAGTAATATGCATGCCAGCACTGAACCATCTGAATATGTACGAGGCCTTGATCCTAAGACTAAACGGCTGTCATCTAGCAGAAGCAATGTAACAGCTGAGCCTGAAGTTATTCATCCTCAGTTACCACTCTCATCGACTCTAAACTGGCCACGGACCAGATCAAAATCAAGGACAGATAAAGGATGGAGTGGATTGACTGCAGCACATGATCCTTCGAGATGTTCTTGGGGTAATGCTGCAACAAATGATAGAGAGGATATATCGTCAACATTGTCCGATCCTGGTCCAATTTGGGATGCTGAACCAAAGTGGGACACTGAGGCTAATTGGGATGTGGAAAATCCAATCGAGTTACCAGGGCCATCAGATGATGTTGATTCAGGAATAAATAAGGAAGTTGTCCCAAGACTTGAAGATAAATGGGTATTGACCAAGGGGCCATTTCTTGGCATCATTGTGTGCAACCATGCATGCAGAACCGTGCAAAGTTCTCAGGTGGTTGCTCCAAGAGCTGAACATGATGACAATACCATGGATATGCTCTTAGTTCATGGGAGTGGGCGGTTGAGGTTGATGAGATTTTTCTTGCTGCTACAGATGGGTAAACACCTTTCACTGCCATATGTTGAATATGTCAAG GTGAAATCAGTTAAGATTAAGGCTGGGAAACACACGCATAATGGTTGTGGTATTGATGGTGAGTTTTTCCCCCTCAATGGACAAGTGGCATCATCTTTGCTTCCAGAACAGTGCAGACTAATTGGTCGCTTCCCTGACCGTCATGTATAA
- the LOC108479249 gene encoding ferredoxin-thioredoxin reductase, variable chain-like produces the protein MTLALSSATSASYFITRHNAKPSPVIKTTFMTLKPASFPSPLTAVIVSAGARRIVSCQAVSTASLDKDEKNASASGSAEADEEAKVGAKVKVKVPLKVYHVVREPELDLIGMEGVIKQYVGIWKGKPISANLPYKVEFLKEIEGRGPVKFFVHLKEEELEFLD, from the coding sequence ATGACGTTGGCTCTCTCTTCGGCAACGTCTGCTTCTTATTTCATCACTCGTCATAATGCAAAGCCTTCTCCGGTTATCAAAACGACCTTCATGACTCTGAAACCAGCGTCGTTTCCTTCCCCTTTAACCGCCGTCATTGTGTCTGCCGGGGCGCGGAGGATCGTTTCTTGCCAAGCTGTCTCCACCGCTTCCCTCGACAAGGACGAGAAAAACGCGTCGGCTTCGGGGTCCGCCGAAGCCGACGAGGAAGCTAAAGTAGGGGCCAAGGTTAAGGTGAAGGTACCGCTCAAAGTGTATCACGTCGTTCGCGAGCCGGAGTTGGATCTGATCGGTATGGAAGGAGTGATTAAGCAGTACGTCGGAATCTGGAAAGGGAAACCGATTTCAGCTAATCTTCCTTACAAGGTGGAGTTTCTTAAGGAAATTGAAGGCCGAGGACCTGTCAAGTTCTTCGTCCATCTTAAAGAGGAGGAATTGGAATTCCTTGATTAG
- the LOC108476631 gene encoding katanin p80 WD40 repeat-containing subunit B1 homolog KTN80.3-like isoform X1 produces MTTKRAYKLQEFVAHSSSVNCLKIGRKSSRVLVTGGEDHKVNLWAIGKPNAILSLSGHTSGIDSVSFDSSEVLVAAGAASGTIKLWDLEEAKIVRTLTGHRSNCISVDFHPFGEFFASGSLDTNLKVWDIRKKGCIHTYKGHNRGVNAIRFTPDGRWVVSGGEDNIVKVWDLTAGKLLHDFKSHEGQIQGLDFHPNEFLLATGSADRTVKFWDLETFELIGSTGPETTGVRCLTFNPDGRTVLCGLHESLKVFSWEPIRCHDSVDVGWSRLSDLTVHEGKLLGCSYNQSCVGVWVVDILRIDPHAVPDANCVNSHSEPKSSSGGNPTVLNENTTKASMGRLSVSQISDTLVKETKSLGRLSISQNSDPAKESKNLASTGNVPDTPQRVNLNTAPKTTQLSSVAVPSGAAPKRSSMRTSSFVNAPNFNKLDVIPVIVPRNDMRLEQAVESRKEVGISGRSLEQAAESRREVGIAGRSLEPSQPAAESRKETGPAGRTLELGTDPKKELGIVGRTMPFSLQSKTSSFRKFQNNREDMDQPAISAPSEGAGSKVDGFSSVLDKIIFPSVKGPMKGMPVAERNTREDMCVGSGKSEPNSVVELPPNYWDENYSQVKRTHRDAYPLESQKGGRTHVVINLEKRGKPSNCDRPNFGISPGNASVSNMSSFNSYKQRGYHPSVEIEMPSASDEDAVADVMEQHDQFIGSMQSHLAKLQVVHRYWERNDIKGAISAMEKMADHAVLADVLSIVTEKIDTVTLDICTCLLPLLSSLLGSEMDRHLCICLDVLLKLVRVFGPMIYSTLSASTPVGVDIEAEQRFERCNLCFVELEKVKRCLPSVTRRGGSVAKSAQELNLAFQEVS; encoded by the exons ATGACTACCAAACGCGCGTACAAGCTAc AGGAATTTGTGGCACACTCTTCAAGTGTGAATTGCCTGAAGATTGGAAGAAAATCGTCTAGGGTTCTTGTGACTGGAGGTGAAGATCACAAGGTTAATCTCTGGGCTATTGGAAAACCCAACGCCATACTG AGTTTGTCAGGACACACGAGTGGAATAGATTCAGTGAGCTTTGATTCTTCAGAAGTCTTGGTAGCTGCAGGTGCTGCAAGTGGCACTATCAAGCTTTGGGATTTGGAGGAGGCAAAAA TTGTTCGGACTTTGACTGGTCATAGATCCAATTGCATCTCTGTGGACTTCCATCCCTTTGGTGAGTTTTTTGCATCTGGTTCTCTTGATACAAATCTCAAGGTGTGGGATATCAGAAAGAAAGGATGTATCCACACGTACAAGGGCCATAATCGAGGAGTCAATGCAATCAGGTTTACACCAGATGGCCGATGGGTTGTATCTGGCGGCGAGGACAACATTGTGAAG GTTTGGGATTTGACTGCTGGAAAACTGTTGCATGATTTCAAGTCTCATGAAGGCCAAATTCAGGGCTTAGATTTTCATCCCAATGAGTTTCTACTGGCTACAG GTTCAGCTGACCGGACTGTTAAATTTTGGGACCTAGAAACCTTTGAGCTTATTGGTTCAACTGGGCCTGAG ACTACTGGAGTCCGTTGCTTGACCTTCAACCCTGATGGGAGGACTGTACTCTGTGGATTACATGAAAGTCTGAAG GTTTTCTCATGGGAACCAATAAGATGTCATGATAGTGTGGATGTGGGGTGGTCTAGATTGTCAGATCTTACTGTTCATGAAGGAAAGCTTCTTGGCTGCTCCTATAATCAAAGCTGTGTTGGCGTTTGGGTTGTGGACATCTTG CGCATAGATCCTCATGCTGTTCCTGATGCTAATTGTGTGAATAGTCATTCTGAGCCGAAATCTAGTTCTGGTGGAAACCCTACTGTACTGAATGAGAACACGACCAAAGCTAGTATGGGAAGGTTATCAGTTTCACAAATTTCTGATACTTTAGTGAAGGAAACGAAATCCCTTGGGAGGTTATCCATTTCGCAAAACTCAGATCCTGCTAAGGAGTCAAAAAATTTGGCAT CCACAGGAAATGTGCCTGATACCCCTCAGAGAGTCAATTTAAACACTGCTCCTAAGACAACTCAACTAAGTTCAGTAGCAGTTCCTAGTGGAGCAGCTCCAAAGAGGAGTTCCATGAGGACTAGTTCATTTGTCAATGCTCCAAATTTTAACAAGTTAGATGTCATACCTGTGATTGTGCCTAGAAATGATATGAGGTTGGAGCAGGCTGTTGAATCAAGAAAAGAAGTTGGAATATCGGGGAGAAGTTTGGAACAGGCTGCCGAATCTAGAAGAGAAGTTGGAATAGCTGGGAGAAGTTTGGAGCCGAGCCAGCCAGCTGCTGAATCTAGAAAAGAAACTGGACCAGCTGGGAGAACTTTGGAGCTAGGAACTGATCCTAAAAAAGAACTGGGTATTGTTGGAAGAACAATGCCATTTTCTTTGCAGTCAAAGACCTCTAGTTTTCGGAAATTTCAAAATAACAGAGAAGACATGGATCAGCCAGCTATCTCTGCTCCTTCTGAAGGTGCAGGTTCAAAGGTGGATGGATTCAGCAGTGTTCTGGACAAGATTATATTTCCTTCTGTCAAAGGCCCTATGAAAGGAATGCCTGTTGCTGAAAGGAATACAAGAGAAGATATGTGTGTTGGCTCTGGTAAGAGTGAACCAAACTCAGTGGTGGAGTTGCCTCCAAACTACTGGGATGAAAATT ATTCACAAGTGAAAAGAACACATAGAGATGCATATCCTTTAGAAAGCCAAAAAGGAG GAAGAACACATGTAGTCATAAATTTGGAGAAAAGAGGGAAGCCTTCAAATTGTGATAGACCTAATTTTGGTATATCTCCAGGGAATGCATCTGTGTCAAATATGTCTTCATTCAATTCG TATAAACAAAGAGGATACCATCCCTCTGTCGAAATAGAAATGCCTTCTGCCAGTGATGAGGATGCTGTTGCAGATGTAATGGAGCAGCATGACCAATTCATTGGTTCCATGCAGTCTCATTTAGCCAAGTTACAG GTTGTTCATCGCTACTGGGAAAGGAATGACATAAAGGGTGCAATCAGTGCAATGGAAAAGATGGCTGATCATGCT GTGCTTGCTGATGTCTTGAGCATTGTCACTGAGAAAATAGACACTGTCACATTGGACATTTGCACTTGTCTTCTGCCCCTCCTGTCTAGTCTCCTTGGAAGTGAGATGGATAG GCATTTGTGCATTTGTCTTGACGTGCTGCTTAAGCTGGTCAGAGTATTTGGTCCAATGATATATTCAACATTATCTGCTTCAACACCTGTTGGTGTAGACATCGAGGCGGAGCAAAG GTTTGAACGTTGCAACCTCTGCTTTGTAGAACTTGAAAAAGTAAAGCGATGTCTCCCCTCAGTTACTAG AAGAGGGGGATCGGTGGCAAAGTCTGCCCAGGAATTGAATCTAGCATTTCAAGAAGTGTCATAA
- the LOC108476631 gene encoding katanin p80 WD40 repeat-containing subunit B1 homolog KTN80.3-like isoform X2, which yields MTTKRAYKLQEFVAHSSSVNCLKIGRKSSRVLVTGGEDHKVNLWAIGKPNAILSLSGHTSGIDSVSFDSSEVLVAAGAASGTIKLWDLEEAKIVRTLTGHRSNCISVDFHPFGEFFASGSLDTNLKVWDIRKKGCIHTYKGHNRGVNAIRFTPDGRWVVSGGEDNIVKVWDLTAGKLLHDFKSHEGQIQGLDFHPNEFLLATGSADRTVKFWDLETFELIGSTGPETTGVRCLTFNPDGRTVLCGLHESLKVFSWEPIRCHDSVDVGWSRLSDLTVHEGKLLGCSYNQSCVGVWVVDILRIDPHAVPDANCVNSHSEPKSSSGGNPTVLNENTTKASMGRLSVSQISDTLVKETKSLGRLSISQNSDPAKESKNLASTGNVPDTPQRVNLNTAPKTTQLSSVAVPSGAAPKRSSMRTSSFVNAPNFNKLDVIPVIVPRNDMRLEQAVESRKEVGISGRSLEQAAESRREVGIAGRSLEPSQPAAESRKETGPAGRTLELGTDPKKELGIVGRTMPFSLQSKTSSFRKFQNNREDMDQPAISAPSEGAGSKVDGFSSVLDKIIFPSVKGPMKGMPVAERNTREDMCVGSGKSEPNSVVELPPNYWDENYSQVKRTHRDAYPLESQKGGRTHVVINLEKRGKPSNCDRPNFGISPGNASVSNMSSFNSYKQRGYHPSVEIEMPSASDEDAVADVMEQHDQFIGSMQSHLAKLQVVHRYWERNDIKGAISAMEKMADHAVLADVLSIVTEKIDTVTLDICTCLLPLLSSLLGSEMDRHLCICLDVLLKLVRVFGPMIYSTLSASTPVGVDIEAEQRFERCNLCFVELEKVKRCLPSVTRGGSVAKSAQELNLAFQEVS from the exons ATGACTACCAAACGCGCGTACAAGCTAc AGGAATTTGTGGCACACTCTTCAAGTGTGAATTGCCTGAAGATTGGAAGAAAATCGTCTAGGGTTCTTGTGACTGGAGGTGAAGATCACAAGGTTAATCTCTGGGCTATTGGAAAACCCAACGCCATACTG AGTTTGTCAGGACACACGAGTGGAATAGATTCAGTGAGCTTTGATTCTTCAGAAGTCTTGGTAGCTGCAGGTGCTGCAAGTGGCACTATCAAGCTTTGGGATTTGGAGGAGGCAAAAA TTGTTCGGACTTTGACTGGTCATAGATCCAATTGCATCTCTGTGGACTTCCATCCCTTTGGTGAGTTTTTTGCATCTGGTTCTCTTGATACAAATCTCAAGGTGTGGGATATCAGAAAGAAAGGATGTATCCACACGTACAAGGGCCATAATCGAGGAGTCAATGCAATCAGGTTTACACCAGATGGCCGATGGGTTGTATCTGGCGGCGAGGACAACATTGTGAAG GTTTGGGATTTGACTGCTGGAAAACTGTTGCATGATTTCAAGTCTCATGAAGGCCAAATTCAGGGCTTAGATTTTCATCCCAATGAGTTTCTACTGGCTACAG GTTCAGCTGACCGGACTGTTAAATTTTGGGACCTAGAAACCTTTGAGCTTATTGGTTCAACTGGGCCTGAG ACTACTGGAGTCCGTTGCTTGACCTTCAACCCTGATGGGAGGACTGTACTCTGTGGATTACATGAAAGTCTGAAG GTTTTCTCATGGGAACCAATAAGATGTCATGATAGTGTGGATGTGGGGTGGTCTAGATTGTCAGATCTTACTGTTCATGAAGGAAAGCTTCTTGGCTGCTCCTATAATCAAAGCTGTGTTGGCGTTTGGGTTGTGGACATCTTG CGCATAGATCCTCATGCTGTTCCTGATGCTAATTGTGTGAATAGTCATTCTGAGCCGAAATCTAGTTCTGGTGGAAACCCTACTGTACTGAATGAGAACACGACCAAAGCTAGTATGGGAAGGTTATCAGTTTCACAAATTTCTGATACTTTAGTGAAGGAAACGAAATCCCTTGGGAGGTTATCCATTTCGCAAAACTCAGATCCTGCTAAGGAGTCAAAAAATTTGGCAT CCACAGGAAATGTGCCTGATACCCCTCAGAGAGTCAATTTAAACACTGCTCCTAAGACAACTCAACTAAGTTCAGTAGCAGTTCCTAGTGGAGCAGCTCCAAAGAGGAGTTCCATGAGGACTAGTTCATTTGTCAATGCTCCAAATTTTAACAAGTTAGATGTCATACCTGTGATTGTGCCTAGAAATGATATGAGGTTGGAGCAGGCTGTTGAATCAAGAAAAGAAGTTGGAATATCGGGGAGAAGTTTGGAACAGGCTGCCGAATCTAGAAGAGAAGTTGGAATAGCTGGGAGAAGTTTGGAGCCGAGCCAGCCAGCTGCTGAATCTAGAAAAGAAACTGGACCAGCTGGGAGAACTTTGGAGCTAGGAACTGATCCTAAAAAAGAACTGGGTATTGTTGGAAGAACAATGCCATTTTCTTTGCAGTCAAAGACCTCTAGTTTTCGGAAATTTCAAAATAACAGAGAAGACATGGATCAGCCAGCTATCTCTGCTCCTTCTGAAGGTGCAGGTTCAAAGGTGGATGGATTCAGCAGTGTTCTGGACAAGATTATATTTCCTTCTGTCAAAGGCCCTATGAAAGGAATGCCTGTTGCTGAAAGGAATACAAGAGAAGATATGTGTGTTGGCTCTGGTAAGAGTGAACCAAACTCAGTGGTGGAGTTGCCTCCAAACTACTGGGATGAAAATT ATTCACAAGTGAAAAGAACACATAGAGATGCATATCCTTTAGAAAGCCAAAAAGGAG GAAGAACACATGTAGTCATAAATTTGGAGAAAAGAGGGAAGCCTTCAAATTGTGATAGACCTAATTTTGGTATATCTCCAGGGAATGCATCTGTGTCAAATATGTCTTCATTCAATTCG TATAAACAAAGAGGATACCATCCCTCTGTCGAAATAGAAATGCCTTCTGCCAGTGATGAGGATGCTGTTGCAGATGTAATGGAGCAGCATGACCAATTCATTGGTTCCATGCAGTCTCATTTAGCCAAGTTACAG GTTGTTCATCGCTACTGGGAAAGGAATGACATAAAGGGTGCAATCAGTGCAATGGAAAAGATGGCTGATCATGCT GTGCTTGCTGATGTCTTGAGCATTGTCACTGAGAAAATAGACACTGTCACATTGGACATTTGCACTTGTCTTCTGCCCCTCCTGTCTAGTCTCCTTGGAAGTGAGATGGATAG GCATTTGTGCATTTGTCTTGACGTGCTGCTTAAGCTGGTCAGAGTATTTGGTCCAATGATATATTCAACATTATCTGCTTCAACACCTGTTGGTGTAGACATCGAGGCGGAGCAAAG GTTTGAACGTTGCAACCTCTGCTTTGTAGAACTTGAAAAAGTAAAGCGATGTCTCCCCTCAGTTACTAG AGGGGGATCGGTGGCAAAGTCTGCCCAGGAATTGAATCTAGCATTTCAAGAAGTGTCATAA
- the LOC108479995 gene encoding ankyrin repeat domain-containing protein 2B, which produces MASNLQHDSTSSNEKSALTTDTKGLKSETSTIDSKASKPEASQPAQAGASPSNMGPGFVPPNPFDFSAMSGLLEDPSIKTLAEQIAKDPSFNQMAEQLTMMFQGASAEESLPEFEPQQYYSTMQQVMQNPQFMTMAEHLGNALMQDPATSSMLESLSNPQQKDQIEERMARIKEDPSLKHILEEIETGGPAAMMRYWNDKEVLQKLGEAMGLADSGDAAISVGNAAADEDDVGNEDESIVHHCASVGDVEGLKTALASGADKDEEDAEGRTALHFACGYGEMKCAQIQVEAGARVDALDKNKNTALHYAAGYGRKDCVALLLENGAAVTLQNMDGKTPIEVAKLNNQHEVVKLLEEDAFL; this is translated from the exons ATGGCTTCCAATTTGCAACACGATTCCACTTCTTCCA ATGAGAAATCGGCTTTGACAACGGACACCAAAGGTCTGAAATCAGAAACATCCACCATTGACAGCAAAGCTTCGAAACCAGAAGCTTCCCAACCAGCTCAGGCTGGAGCCTCCCCTTCCAATATGGGACCTGGGTTTGTCCCCCCCAATCCGTTTGATTTCTCAGCCATGAGTGGCCTTCTTGAG GATCCAAGCATTAAGACACTAGCTGAGCAGATAGCAAAAGATCCTTCATTTAACCAAATGGCAGAGCAGCTCACTATGATGTTTCAAGGGGCATCAGCCGAAGAGAGTTTGCCTGAGTTTGAACCACAGCAGTACTATTCGACCATGCAACAGGTTATGCAGAATCCCCAGTTTATGACCATGGCTGAACACCTTGGTAATGCATTAATGCAG GATCCTGCTACGTCTAGCATGCTTGAAAGTTTGTCCAATCCTCAACAAAAAGACCAGATTGAGGAAAGAATGGCACGTATCAAAGAGGATCCATCATTGAAACATATTCTAGAAGAAATAGAGACAGGTGGTCCCGCAGCCATGATGAG GTACTGGAATGATAAAGAAGTTCTCCAGAAGTTGGGTGAAGCAATGGGTCTTGCAGATTCAGGAGATGCAGCCATTTCTGTTGGTAACGCTGCAGCCGATGAAGATGATGTAGGGAATGAGGATGAGTCAATTGTACATCATTGTGCTAGTGTTGGTGATGTTGAG GGTCTGAAAACTGCACTAGCCTCTGGTGCTGACAAGGATGAAGAAGATGCAGAGGGGAGGACGGCATTACATTTTGCATGTGGTTATGGCGAG ATGAAATGTGCACAAATCCAAGTTGAAGCTGGAGCAAGAGTGGATGCTTTGGACAAGAATAAGAATACTGCACTTCATTATGCAGCTGGTTATGGAAGGAAAGACTGTGTGGCCCTTCTACTGGAGAACGGGGCTGCTGT CACACTCCAAAACATGGATGGCAAGACCCCCATTGAAGTAGCCAAGCTGAACAATCAGCATGAGGTAGTAAAGTTGTTGGAGGAAGATGCGTTTTTGTGA
- the LOC108479996 gene encoding UDP-rhamnose/UDP-galactose transporter 1-like: protein MEAEKKHSSAVSNVGAWAMNVISSVGLIMVNKQLMSPTGHAFAFATTLTGFHFCTTALIGLVSNATGYTTKKNVPLWELLWFSVVANTSITAMNLSLMLNSVGFYQISKLSMIPVVCFLEWLLNGKHYSSKVKMAVVVVVIGVGVCTVTDVKINAHGFLCACVAVLSTSLQQISIGSLQKKYSIGSFELLSQTAPIQALSLLLLGPFVDYFLTGKLLASYKISSAAFFFIVLSCSLAVFCNISQYLCIGRFSAVSFQVLGHMKTVCVLILGWMLFDSELTLKNILGMSIAVNGMIIYSWAVEGDKPMHYRKDATSDVKLLIKQVDGSSLLKDVELGKSQG, encoded by the exons ATGGAGGCAGAGAAGAAACATTCATCAGCCGTTTCTAATGTGGGAGCTTGGGCAATGAACGTTATTAGCTCCGTCGGGTTAATCATGGTCAACAAGCAACTCATGTCCCCTACCGGTCATGCCTTCGCTTTTG CGACAACATTAACTGGGTTCCACTTTTGTACAACTGCCTTAATCGGTTTGGTGTCAAATGCCACTGGTTACACAACAAAAAAGAATGTTCCTTTGTGGGAGCTTCTTTGGTTCTCGGTTGTTGCCAATACTTCAATTACCGCGATGAACTTGAGCCTCATGTTGAATTCAGTTGGATTTTATCAG ATTTCAAAGCTAAGTATGATTCCTGTTGTTTGCTTTCTGGAATGGCTCCTCAATGGTAAACATTACTCGAGTAAAGTCAAGATGGcagtggtggtggtggtgattGGTGTAGGTGTTTGTACAGTTACTGATGTAAAAATTAACGCGCATGGATTTCTTTGTGCCTGTGTAGCTGTCCTATCTACCTCCTTACAACAAATT TCAATTGGGTCCTTACAGAAGAAGTACTCAATAGGATCTTTTGAACTGCTTAGCCAAACAGCTCCAATCCAAGCTTTATCTCTTTTGTTGCTTGGTCCATTCGTTGATTACTTCCTCACTGGCAAGTTACTAGCAAGTTATAAGATCTCCTCAGCTGCATTT TTTTTCATAGTACTGTCATGTTCCTTAGCTGTTTTCTGCAACATAAGCCAGTACCTGTGCATTGGACGATTCTCGGCGGTGTCTTTCCAAGTGCTAGGACACATGAAAACAGTATGCGTGTTGATATTAGGATGGATGCTGTTTGACTCAGAGCTGACATTGAAAAACATACTAGGGATGAGCATAGCTGTGAATGGGATGATAATATATAGTTGGGCAGTTGAGGGAGATAAGCCAATGCACTACCGAAAAGATGCTACATCAGATGTAAAGCTACTGATAAAGCAAGTGGACGGCTCATCACTACTCAAGGACGTTGAGCTTGGCAAATCTCAAGGATAG